AGGTGATGTGGGCCGGCATCGCCGACATGCGAGAACACGTCATCGCGATGCTCGACGACTTGCCCGGCGGCGCCTCCGCTCTCGATCGTCTGCTCGCCGCGGTCGAGGCACACCTGCGACACGAACTCGAGATATCGGACTACACGACCGCGGCCATCCGCAACGCCGGCCAAGTACCGCAGGCGATCCGGAAGCGTCAACTCCTCGAAGAACAGCGGTACGGCGAAGTGTGGCGACGCCTGATCAACGACATGGCACGCTCGGGTGCGCTGCGGGCCGACCTCGACTTATACCTGGCGCAGATGCTCGTCTTGGGTGCCCTGAATTGGGCGGTCGAATGGTGGGACCCCCGGCGCGGTTCGCTGGACACCGTGGTCGCCAACGCACAGTCATTCGTCCGGCACGCACTTGCCGAGACATCGGTCGGCTGATCGAGAAGTACTCCGCCGAGCGATCGTCGTAAGCCGTTCTCGCTCAAACAATTCCGTCACTCCGGTCAACGGATGCCAAGCGGGTATGCCGCAATGATCTTGTCAGTCACCAGCTGAGCCGTCTCCGCGCACGCCGTGGTGCCCCCATTGGCGTACTCCTTGACGCCGTCACCGACGTTCCAGAGGCCGGCAAACGGGGTGTCATGCGGTAGATCGAAACCCGCCACCGCACGCTGCGGAGGCCAATCGTCACGGGTGACGGCAACGTTTAATATCCGCGCACGCTCATCGAAGCCGGCGATGTTGTCACGCAAATCCTCGAGCAGAAGCTCGGTTTCGGCCGACTCGTCGAAG
The DNA window shown above is from Mycobacterium sp. Aquia_216 and carries:
- a CDS encoding TetR/AcrR family transcriptional regulator, which produces MTRPTDVAAVTSPASANSVESKSALTRRRILDAAAHVLSAKGYAGLRLNDVAAQADLQAPAIYYYYPSRDDLIEEVMWAGIADMREHVIAMLDDLPGGASALDRLLAAVEAHLRHELEISDYTTAAIRNAGQVPQAIRKRQLLEEQRYGEVWRRLINDMARSGALRADLDLYLAQMLVLGALNWAVEWWDPRRGSLDTVVANAQSFVRHALAETSVG